The Chelmon rostratus isolate fCheRos1 chromosome 9, fCheRos1.pri, whole genome shotgun sequence sequence TGGGTGCGATAGCCGTCCGCGAGGTGTCTCGTTTCATTGCGCCATTCTATGTCAGCAAGCAGGCTTACATAAACGCCACGCTGCGGCTGTGATGAGTGCATGTGCTGCGTGCATACGTACGGTTAGAGGACAGCCTGTCAGCTCCTCCTAACGCGTTGAAGGCTCCTTGTACTTTTTGTACCTGCGTGAccaaagagagaacagagatcGGTGTCAAGCCTTGATAATTGGAGAGCTTATCTGCGTTCACGTTGTTTTTCTGGGGGTGTTTTAGTCCCGACCTGGAGCTTTTCCCCAAAGGCCAGCTTGTGGATGGTGTGGGTCATGTCAGGGCTTTGGGGCTGCGCTGTAGCACTGTGTGTCGACACATGGAAGTTTCCTGGtacctgaggacacacacatgcacaaacacagctcagtaCGTTTGTGTCAGTAAAACCCTGAGCACCTGCAGCACATTCAGTTAACTAACCAAGTCTGAACGCGCACAAGGCCGGTTAACGGCCCCTGCCTCCGGAAGAAAAATCTACCCACTTTAACATGTTTTGTATATTTCCAAATATTCCACATGCAAGAGTGTTAAATGTACAACTGCTGGGTTAATCATTTGAAAAGTCCTGGAAAGACTGACGCACAAGACGATGGAAGGACAAACAGGGCTTCACCGGGCTCAGACTATACTGTCAGATGTAACTGAAGCCGACCCCGGCGCGCCGCCGTTTAACATAACTCAATTAAGACTGAAGGAGGAGGTCTCAGGCAGGGCCTCGCCCTCTGGgtcaaagacaaataaacaacGTATAGCTCCACATAATATCAGCGCTCTCAGTCCATCCATCATGATTAGTGGGCACAAAAAGCAGACTCTTGGATTCCCCCAAAGGCGATCAGCCACCCAAAACAAGTGATTCACACAGTGAACGCAGGTTGTTCTTCTCCACCCTGCTGTGTGATGAGGCCTTACTTTGTTGATGGTGAACTCTCCCTCAAAGCGACACCCGTCGCCCTGGTTGAGGGGGATCTTCATCGAGTTGTCTATGTGACCGACCTCGTGGCGGCCCATCTCATCCTGGATGTCCAGACCCACCACTGAGCAACAGCAAGGAGACACGTGAGAGactttaaacacacataaagTAGACTTCGATAAAGAAtatatgaacaaaaacattctACAGTTTCCTCTGCTGGTTCCAAACTTCGACTATTTTTAGTGATGAGACAGTCGATTGATCACTTGGTCAAACAGAAATGaatcagcaacatttttaatggTTGATTCATCTCTTCAATCATTTAGGACTGCGGCTAACATTTTTTCATTGTCTAATAAATCCATCTATTATTTTAGAATAATTGATTAGTTTAGTCTTAAATGtcacaaaacagtgaaataacaacaacaagtaAGAATTCAAAATCCAAACACATCCAATTTACTAGTATAATATATAACAGAcgaagcaaatcctcacatctgagaagctgaaatgGTTCAGTTTTCTCGttaataaatgattaatcaattgatcGTTATTTTGCTGTGAAAGTCCAATGAGTGCTCACACAGCCACAACATTCTGAAAAAAGGTCAGAACAAACATCATTATAAACTGAAAATCATTTGCTTTTGGACTGTCGGTCAGaaaaaacaagctatttgaagacatcaccacCTTATCGCGGGACTCTATCAACTGAGCGACTCATTGGTTAGTCAGAGAAATGATTGacagattaactgataatgagGATAATTATTAACTGCAGGCCTattttttacattcacataACAAGCACTTTTTTATCAGTGgtggcagagaagaagaaagagagaaatgtgaatATTACTGCAGAGTGTGAGCCACAGAGTAAACACACTCCATACAGACCACCTATCCTGCCTGTTGCCCTCCCAGCCTGTGTTTTTCCATCTAGGCTTCACTGACCCCCCTCCTGCAGGCCGTCGTGTGTTGGCACACTGGCAGTGGCCTATTTTCAGGGCCTGCCTGTGTTGCGCGCTGGCCGTCAGCGCAGAGAGAGACGTCTGCCGGATCTGTGCTAAAACCTCCACATGCCGTCTGTCCGACCTTTGACATTCAAGACGAGCCCACCGCCCAGCCCCCTCCCGCCTCTCCGGATCTCAAAATACAGCCCACAAATATAAGTGAAGTCTGCCACTGTGTGCGCGTCTGAGCTGCTCGTTTCTCCTTTTTAAGACATTTAGACCTGGAAGTGGATCCCGGGTGTATTTATTATAAGGTTATTACAGACGGTTTTCCATTAAGTCACAAATCGAGACATGGCAACCCGTAAAGGTCAGCGGAGGATGACGCTGTATAActccacagcagagcagataaATAGTTAAAAGAGATGCTAATGCCAGCTTTTCCATGATGAAAAGATTTCTCCATCCAAGTAAATCTGCAATGGATGAAAAGTTTGGAGGCCTGGAAAATAAACTGGCGTACAATATTAACACGCTGGGGGGAACATTTCTGCTCATTACATGCAGCTGCAGCGCGGTTAGACCAACGTGTTTGAGCTGGTATTTAAGAGGGCCCGAATTTCTGCTAAAAAACTGCACGTAAACAAAGCCACCATCCATACAATCATCAAGAGCTTTAATTGGAAACGGCCTTTGTTGAGGCATGCCGTGAGCGAGCTCGTCTAAACACATGGCCCGCAGCTGCGCGCCTGCGTGCCAAAGCCTCTCGCGCACAAACCTGgccttcatttttcacacaagcGTTTATTAGCTTTGCCATTTTTGGATATCGCTCGAATCTGacgaatgtgtgttttctgtgctggcAGAACCTCGCCAgtgtggtgtgtgcatgtgcgcggTTTGTCACTGAGCATAGTTTCTGACGGGAGTCATGAGGAGCAAATAGCCGGTGACTGCTCTCCGCCCTGGCAAGCCTCAGCGGGCCCTGCCCACTCCTCTGACGCTGGAGTGCAGCAGGCGAGCCACCGGAGGCAGCTTCATGTCAAACTGGGAtcacagctgtgtggcagcacGAGATCAAACGGCGGCGACGCGGGTCGGAGGCCGGGCTGAGATCGAGTGTTATCTGGCAGCGCGCCGCAACACAGCCGGGTAAACAAACCATTATCTAGTTGTGAGCCTACTTCTTTATCTGGGCTATCGTTTATCTTTTGCCACAATGCCGTGTTAAATGATGACAAAGGGGAAACAAACTGCACAGGGGAGGTCATGAACAATGTGAAAAAGAAAGCATTCAAACAGGAGGTGTAATGCAAAGAAATTGAGAGTTGGATATTATGTATATACTCACAATCACAGTGTAAGTTTGgcaaactgatgtttaaactcACTTCTATCTTCCCACCACTGTCTTTATCAGGATCATCCACATACAGTTCATTTACACTGCGACGgacagaaaagataaaaaatggtTATATaagctgaaactgaaactcTAAATAAAAGGGGGGGAAAAGTCAATTTGTGAAGAAAATGTACAGTCATTTCCTCCCTCCATATGTCCTTTGCACACCACTTTAACAGGTGAGGATTCATCTTCTGCCAAATTGCAAGGTAAAGAGCATTTGTGTATCTCTGTCAATGTAATTTCCTTCCCGTCACAACCTCCCCAAGTCATCCCTTATTACACATCGCCAAGAGGCTGACGCATGCACAGAGACAATTTCCTGTGAGAAAACCGGCAGCATTCATTGGTTACAACATGGGCAGAGCAGAGTACATCATAATGGGCGCATTATGATGTATTAAGTCCCTGACTCGTATATTTCGGGTCCTGTGCCTGTGAGGCGACAGAGGAACTGTCTCTACCTTACAGTGTTTCAACTAAATGATATTATAAGAAGCATGATTATTCTCAGATGTGATGCTGTGATACCTACATTTCAGTGGCTATGAATCCCGTCAGCtcagacaggaacaggaagagtATGAAGACGCAGCAGAGAATGGAAACTGTgggcaaagaggaagaaagttaGAATGAAGACCTCGCTTAAATGTAAGCCACTGTTGATCTTACATACAGCATATTAATCTTAAATTACGACAGCATTTCAAGGGATGATGAAAGCCAAATGAGTTGGGCTGTTGCAGCCTTTAGTAATGGCTGACCTAAGATGTTGACATTAATAAAATCACAGCCGCCATAAAAGATTTCCCTAAATAGCTGTTTTACTGATGGTGTTAAGTCTGCCATTACGCAGGTTTTTAAACACCCTCCTACACAAATTACACATTAAATACCAGCACAACAGGCGGCCATTACAGCATATCTGCTTTGAGAGAGGTGAGCTCACTTTATGTGGGTCTTACAAACAGCTCACTTTAGGTTTCTTTAGACAAACTCGCACACTGACAATTGCCCGGACCAAAAATGGCT is a genomic window containing:
- the ergic1 gene encoding endoplasmic reticulum-Golgi intermediate compartment protein 1; its protein translation is MPFDVRRFDIYRKVPKDLTQPTYTGAFISILCCVFILFLFLSELTGFIATEIVNELYVDDPDKDSGGKIEVSLNISLPNLHCDLVGLDIQDEMGRHEVGHIDNSMKIPLNQGDGCRFEGEFTINKVPGNFHVSTHSATAQPQSPDMTHTIHKLAFGEKLQVQKVQGAFNALGGADRLSSNPLASHDYILKIVPTVYEDLSGKQRFSYQYTVANKEYVAYSHTGRIIPAIWFRYDLSPITVKYTERRQPLYRFITTICAIVGGTFTVAGIIDSCIFTASEAWKKIQIGKMS